The DNA region TTCTTTTCCATACTGGATGCGGAATGGTGGTTTCAACAGGATATCCTTATAGTGCACATAAAGCAACTTATATTCACAACTTATTCCAAAACGGTGCTGCAACCTTATCCGGTTTAGTTGAGATGTTCTACGAGAAGAAGCGCCGTGGTGAAATTGAAGTAAGTGATGATTTCACCTTCATCATGGTAACGGGTGATGGTGGTATGGATATTGGTATGGGTCCAGCAATCGGTGCGGCATTACGCAACCATAAGATGATTATTCTTGAATACGATAACGAAGGATATATGAATACGGGTAGCCAGTTGTCCTATTCCACCCCAATTGGTCATTTAACGACAACATCAGGTGTAGGCGAAAAGCAAGGAGGTAAAGCATTCCATCATAAAGATACTGCTCAAATTATGGCAGCTACTAATATTCCTTATGTATTTACTGGAACAGAAGCTTTCCCACAAGATTTAATTAAAAAAGCGGCAAAAGCTCAATGGTATGCTCAAAACGAAGGTCTTGTTTATGGAAAGATTCTGATCTCTTGTCCACTAAACTGGAAGGCAAAAGATGATCAAGGTACTGCAATTGTTGGTACTGCTGTTAACTCTTGCTTCTTCCCACTTTATGAAGTTGAACACGGTATAACAACGATTACTTATAATCCTGAAGATAAAGGTAAGAGGGTACCTGTTAGTGAATGGTTAGGAATGCTTGGTAAAACCAAACACCTATTGAAACCAGAATATGAAGCAACATTAAAATCCTTCGAAGAAGAAGTAGAGCGTCGTTGGCAGCGCCTAAAAGCTAAGCATGAAAACCCATTATTATAATCTATACACTTTAAAAGCTCGTAATGGAGATTGATTCATTACGAGTTTTTTTAATTGTTATAAAAAATATAAACAAAATTGAAAAAAATTTAGATTAAATAATCCTAATATTCAAAAATTTGTTATAATATAGTTAATTGAATAATTTTAAAATAAGGGGGGGGTGCTGGTTGACAAAAAAAGATTCTGAAAAGGGCATTTATAACGTGAAGGCAATTTCCAAAAAAATTGGAATTCAACCAGGAACTTTAAGAGCATGGGAAAGAAGATATCAAATTGTTACACCAAAAAGAAATGAAGTAGGTCATCGTATCTACAGTGAACAAGATTTAGTGATTTTGAAATGGTTAGTGGATAAAGTGAATCAGGGATTTACGATAAGTCAAGCAGTGGATTTATTATCAGAAAAGACAAAAGAATCTCCTTCTTTATTTACTACCGATGAGATTCTTGATTCAAAAAAAGAAGAAATTTCGCAAAACATATTAAAAGCACTTACCCAATTTAATGAAGTGGAAGCAGAATCACTGATGGAATATGCTCTAAGTCTTTACCGCATAGAAGTCGTACTTTTTGAAATCATCGCTCCATTGATTCAAATTAGCAATACAGGTAATCATACTGTTGAAAAGGGTCAGATTCAGTACGTTTGTAATTGGATTCGAATGAAACTCTTTAGAATATATCAGCAAATACCGCTTAAGCCTTTTTTGGCAAAAGTCTTAATTATTGCTCCACAAAATATAAATGACTATAGTAGCGAAATACGGATTTTGTTATATTCCATTTTCTTAAAACTGCGTGGCTTTGAAGTGTATTATCTTGGATCAGTTGATGAGTTAACTTTGCAACAATTATTACAAAAAATCGAACCGTTATTTGTATTTACCCTTCAAACTAAAGAGAATTCATCTATCCAAAATATTAAAAAATGGATAGAGGAGAATTATCCTAAAGTTAAATTAGGGGTTATTGGTCAGCAATCAAATGAACCAACCTCTGATATATTTATGGGAAATCAAATGAGTGAATGGATGGAATGGCTCAATCAATATTTACGTAAGAATCAAATAGTCATGAATGTCTAAAAGCTTCAGAATTGAAGCTTTTATTTTTTTAGTGCAACTATTTTCCCATGAAATCATTTTTAATATTTTTTCAAAAGGGAAATTTGATTATTCTATGTTGTTTTATAAGGAAGATTGAATCAATAAAAAAATTATTGATTATTTTAAAGATTTGTTATTTAATAAGAGTGTATAGTTTACAGGTTATCTGATGACCATGCAATCAATAAATATGATTTTTCTTTTTGAAAAAGAAAACGTTTTAATTCTTAGGGGGTGTCAAAGGGAATAAGGATAAAAGATTTATTCAATATGATTAATTTGATTATGGGGTGAGGTATATGTGGACTCAGATTTATGATCCAATGAATTCAATTTTTCTTTCAGCATTAATCTCTGCAATTCCAATGGTTTATTACCTTTGGGCTTTAGCCATTAAGAGGATGAAAGGCCATATTGCAGGAATAACAACTGTTCTTCTTTCTATTATTATCGCTATTCTTGTATATGGAATGCCAACAAATCTAGCCTTATTAACAACAGGGTATGGAGCATTATATGGTATTTGGCCAATCAGTTGGATTATTGTTACTGCCGTATTTTTGTATAAAATCACAGTAAAAACAGGACAATTTGATATTATTCGTTCATCTGTAGTTACAATTACAGAGGATAGACGTTTACAGGCATTATTGATTGCGTTTTCATTTGGTGCTTTTCTTGAGGGAGCAGCTGGTTATGGAACACCAGTTGCTATCTCAGCAGCGTTATTAGTTGGACTAGGATTTGAACCGTTATACGCTGCTGGTTTAGCGTTAATTGCAAATACGGCACCTGTAGCCTTTGGAGCGATTGGTATCCCAGTTATTGTTGCAGGAAATACAACAGGTATTGACCCTTTTTTGATTAGTCAAATGGTTGGCCGTCAGTTACCATTCTTATCATTCTTCGTTCCATTCTGGTTAGTCTTTATAATGTCAGGGTGGAAAGGTACAAAAGAGGTTATGCCAGCAATTCTTGTATCTGGTGGATCCTTTGCTATTGCACAGTATTTCACATCGAATTTTATCGGGCCAGAGCTTCCTGATATTACTTCCGCTTTATTCAGTTTAGTGGCTACAGCTTTGTTTTTAAAGGTTTGGAAACCAAAAACTATTTTCCGATTTAAAAATGAAACTGTTAAGTCAAATAGTCAAAATCATCAAACATATACTACTGGACAAATTATTAAGGCATGGTCTCCATTCATCTTATTAACAGCTTTTATTATCATCTGGGGTATTCCATCGATAAAAAATATTCTAGGTCAAACCACTATTAAATTCCATATTCCTGGATTAGATAAAGCAGTGATGCAAACGGCGCCTATCGTGACCAAAGCAACACCTTACGCAGCAGTGTTCAAATTTGATTGGCTTGCAGCAGCTGGTACCGCAATCTTATTAGCAGCTTTTATAAGCAAGTTTATCGTTGGAATGAGCATGAGAGATTGGTTAAATACATTTGCTGAGACACTTAATGAATTGAAGTTTCCGATCATTACGATTTCTTCTGTTTTAGGTCTTGCATATATTTATAACTATGCAGGTATGAGCGGAACACTGGGATTAGCATTGGCAAAAACAGGACACTTATTCCCATTCTTTGCACCAATTCTTGGTTGGTTAGGAGTATTTTTAACAGGTAGTGATACTTCTGCAAATGCATTATTTGGTAATTTACAAAAAATCACTGCTAATCAAATTGGCGTAAATCCGGTTCTAACCGTTGCAGCGAACTCAAGTGGTGGAGTAACAGGTAAAATGATTTCACCACAATCGATTGCTGTAGCAACCGCTTCTACTGGTTTAGTCGGAAAAGAAGGAGACCTTTTCCGTTTTACTTTTAAACATAGTATTATGTTTGTAATCATCATCAGTATTATGACCTATGTTCAAGCGTATTTTTTATCTTGGATGATTCCTTAAGAAAACGAGAAAAAAATATCCCTAATGCGAAAGCCATTAGGGATATTTTTCTTTAATTTTTCTAAAAAACTTGATTTTTTCTTTTGCTCTGATTAAAATATATAATGTACGTTCCTCGTTAGCTCAGTCGGTAGAGCACTCGGCTGTTAACCGAGTTGTCGCAGGTTCGAGTCCTGCACGAGGAGCCATTTTTTTGTCTTAAATTCCAATTTTAGTCGTTTAAAATCGGTTTGGAGAGATACTCAAGAGGCTGAAGAGGACGGTTTGCTAAACCGTTAGTGGGTGAATGCCCAGCGAGGGTTCGAATCCCTCTCTCTCCGCCATAACAGAACTCGAATATTCAGATGTCGGAAGTTAAATGGCTTTATCGTAACATACCAGAATTGGTATGTTTTTTCTGTATATCAGTCTTCCCCTAGGTAAAATCTATAATTGATGACATTTCTATTTAGGAGTTGACGCAAGATGATGTTCAATCGACATAAAAATCATAATCGTTCCTTCTTTTGGGGAATGGTTGCTGGATTAGTTGGCGGAATTTGGGTTTCAAATAAATGGATGCATAAAGATAATCAGCATCATGAACAAAATTCTGCTCAATCATTGACGAATCAAAGCCATAAAACTTCCCAACATCAACAAAATTTTAAATTTCATCATTTAAATGACTTGGAAAATAAACAAAAAGAAGCACTATTTGATGCTTTTCTACATGGATCAAAAGAAGAACTAGAATCAAAAGCCAAAGAATTTCAATCATAATTCAAAAAATCATAATTCAAAAATAAGAAATAAAAGTGTATCCGTATATTGGGTACACTTTTATTGTTTTTTTAACTAGATATTGGGTTTTTTATATTCCCAAAAATGCCTTGTATGTTCTAACGATACTCCTAACCTTATGGCTTTCATTAAATAAACGGTCGGTAGGAAAGCTCGCTCGTTCAAGCACCCATAAGGACAAGTCACGCTATGTAACTTAAGTTGCAAGTCGTGCTATGTCGTAGCTTATAGAACATACAAACCAGTGATATTTATAAAAAGTGTAAGTTTACAAATTTGAAACAAATAAAAAAAGCTTGCCGTTAATAATATGATATAAAAGTAACATATACGTTTTCATTTGAAACAATTACTGCTATAATAATTTTTATACTCTCTAAATTTTATTAAGGTTTAACGAAATTTTCTTTTTCAACATATTCTGTATTACAGTTTTAAAAAGAAGGGGGGACCCTTATATGCGTGTTGAGAGATTAGGTCAAGATAAAATTAAAATATTCCTAACTTTTGATGATTTAAGTGATCGGGGTATAAAAAAAGAAGACCTATGGAATGATGTACCAAAAGTTCATGATTTATTTAATGAAATTATGGATCAAGCATACCAGGAATTAGGATTCGAGTTATCTGGTCCTGTTGCTGTTGAAATATTTGCAATTCCTGCCCAAGGCATGGTGGTTATAGTTTCAAGGGGAAAACAAAGAATATGGAATGAAGAAGAGTTAGATGATGATTTATTTGCTTTAGAAGTAACTTTAGAAGAAAGTGATTCGATTATTTTTGCTTTTAAAGATTTTGAGGATGTGCTAAGTGCAGCCAAAACGATTAATCCATATCTGATGTATGGGGGAACACTTTACCATTATAAAGAACATTATATTCTAATCATTGACCCGATTGATGTTCGCGATAATGGGGTCGAAACCTTTATCGCGCTACTATCTGAATTTGGTGAGGTTTCACCAATTTCGAAAGCGGTCCTAGAAGAATACGGAACTGTAATTATAGAAGAAGATGCTGTAAAGGTTTTAGTTTCCCACTTTTCTTAATAAAAATAGTCGGTTCACGTCGAACCGATTTTTTCTTACCGCATAGGAAAGTTTAACCTCATTAAAGTAATAAATAGAAGTTAAACTTGAACTATCGGCATTATTAGAGCAACTTTAACTTCAGTTATTAATTTCTCTTATCTATTAGCATTAACTTCTAGCATCACATCGGGGAAAACTTCTGCTAAAGAAGGACTTGACTGCAGCTTTAACTGTCTAGCGTGAACTGTACACTTTGTGTATTTTTGGGAGTGTATTTATACAATTATATTCTGAATTGGATATTAATTTGATTGGGAGTTGAAAAGAAAGTGAATATAGCTGTAATTTATGGTGGCAAATCAAAAGAAAGAGAAGTTTCCTTAAGAAGTGGAAAAGGAGTAGCAAATGCTCTTCGCAGAAAGGGATGCAATGTGAAGGAAATTGACTTTGTATCAAGCAATTTTATTCGTGAATTACATGATATTGATGTCGTCTATTTAGCTTTACATGGTCGTTATGGAGAAGATGGGAAAATTCAAGGTCTTCTGGATATTTTAGAGATTCCTTATGTTGGTTCTGGGGTATTAGCTAGTGCATTAGCAATGGATAAGGCAAAGGCAAAAAGAATATTTGACTATGCAGGAATTCGTACTGCTAAAGATTTAGTATTAAAAAAGGAACAATCGATTGAATTAAAGCAAATTGAGGAAGAATTTGGTTATCCACTCGTTGTGAAACCGAACCAGGAAGGTTCAACAATTGGTCTATCAATAGTAAAAAAACGAGAAGAACTAGAAGAAGCCATAGAGAATGCATTCTTATATGATACAGAGATTTTGATTGAAGAATTTATTGAGGGGACAGAAGTTACGGTAGCGATCCTTGAAACCGAAAAAGGTATAGAGGCTTTACCAATTATTGAAATTGTACCAAACAAAAATACTTATTATGATTATGAGTCGAAATATTCGGCAGGGGGTAGTGAACACATTATTCCAGCAAGAATTGATAAGAATACTGAAAACATAGTAAAAAAATGGGCGATTGCCGCTCATCAAGCCCTAGGGTGTTCTACTCTTTCGAGAGTTGATTTTATCGTTCCTAAAGATCAGAGTTTACCCGTTATTTTGGAAGTGAATACTCTTCCTGGAATGACAGAAACTAGTTTGTATCCTGATGCTGCAAAAGCAATTGGTCTAAGTTATGAGGATATTGTCTATCGCCTCGTCGAAATTACATTACGTCGTTCGACAAAGCCTAACAATTAAAAGGTCCAAGAAAAGAACTCCTTGTTTTTTACAGGAAGTTCTTCTTTTTTAGGAAAAATAATTTTCTGACAATTCAATCTACGATAGAATAAAAGAAGGAGGGAGAAAAATGGAGGATGCTAACAAAAAAATACAAAGGTTAATCTCTGAGGAAGAGATGTTACGATTAGTTAAATATTATCAGGAACAATTAACGGAGGATGCATTATTGTATCTAAAGGGGAGAGGTATTGAACAAGATATAATTGAAAAATTTAGTATTGGCTTTGAAAAAGATACGATTGGGTTTCAACCATATCATCAAGATTTTAAAGGATATTTTCGAAATCGAATCGTATTTCCGTTGTATACAAAAGACAAAAAAGTGATTGATTTCATTGGCCGTAGCTTAGATGGAAGGGAACCAAAATATAAATCTCTTCTTGGTGTAGAAGATCATTTTTTTAATGAAGCGGTATTAGAAAAATCTCAAGATGTTATCTTTTGTAATTCAATATTTGATGTACTATCATTGGAACAAGTGAATTTACCGGCAATTTGTATGGTTGACAATCAAGTATATAATGAACAAATTGGGAAGATAAAAGGAAAAAGGGTTTTCTTTTGTTTTGGGAATGATGAATTGGGGAGAAGAGAAAGTATTCGTTTGGCTAAAATTTTTGAAAGTCATGTGAAAGAACTTTATATAATCCGATTACCCCAAGGCTTTAAAGATATCAATGATTTTTTTGTTAGAGTAAAGGATCCTGTTGATCAATTCATTAAATTGATTCATTTAACTTTAGAAGAAAGTATTTACCGTACGATTGCTCCAGAACAAAAAAATCTCATTATTTATCAAGAAGAATACAATAAAAGACACAAAGGAAACGTAACGGGTATAAAAACAGGTTTTCAAGATCTAGACTCCTTATTAATGGGTGGTTTGCAAGAAGGTTTATACGTATTAGGTGGAAATGTTTCAGTTGGTAAAACTACTTTTTTAAAGCAACTAACAGACCAAATTGCTCGACATGTTCCAGTGATTTATATATCATGGGATATGACCTCTTTTGAGTTATGGGCTAGAACGATGGCTCGATTATCAAAGCATCCTGTTCAGGCTGTTTTGTCTGGATCAGTTCCGATTAAGGATATTCAATTAGCAAATCAAAAATATGCGGATATTGCAAAGCGTATTTGGATTGTGGAGGCCACTTTATCATCAGGTTTAGAAGATATTGCGTTTTATATCAGCAAAATTTTGCAAGGCTTAAATACCAAGCCTGTTATCATCTTTGATCATTTACAAAGAATTCAGGTGAGCAAAGGAACTAGTCTCACGAATACGGAACAACAACTTCAAGTTACTCATCATCTGAATTCTTTATCAAGAACTTGGGGCTTACCGATTATTCTAGCAGCTTCAGAAACAGAAGAAGATTTACCAAGTGGATTACTCGCTTCCGTTGATGTCTATTTAAGTTTAGAAGAACACTCAAAAGATCAGAAGATCCCAGTCACATTGGAGTTAAGAAAAAATAGAAATGGAGCTTTAGGTAAAGTTCAATTTTTGTTTGATCGTGCGATAGGAGAGTTTTCGAAAGTACCAGAATATACTGATTAGATGAAAATATCTTCTCATTGCAAATTTAAAGATGTATACTACAAATAGAACTTATTAATATTTCCTATTAGAGGTGGTAAATAATGGGACAAAACGACGTGGTAACCGGTAAGAAGAGTGAGGTCAAAGAAAAAGAAAATTTAAATGTACTTCACTCAACTCAAGCAGTTATTAAAGAAGCACTAGATAAACTAGGTTATCCAGAAATTATGTATGAGTTGTTAAAAGAGCCTTTACGACTTCTTACAGTTCGTATACCAGTGAGAATGGATAATGGAGAAGTAAAGGTGTTTACCGGTTATCGTGCTCAGCACAATGATGCTGTCGGCCCAACAAAGGGTGGAGTTCGTTTTCATCCGGACGTCACAGAGGATGAAGTGAAAGCGCTTTCGATGTGGATGAGTATTAAGGCTGGCATTATGGATTTACCATATGGTGGTGGTAAAGGTGGAATTATCTGTGATCCTCGTGAAATGTCTTTTAGAGAACTAGAAAGACTAAGTCGTGGATATGTACGGGCAATTAGCCAAATTGTAGGACCCACAAAAGATATTCCAGCGCCAGATGTTTTTACGAATTCACAAATTATGGCCTGGATGATGGATGAATACAGTCGTATTCGTGAGTTTGACTCTCCTGGTTTTATTACAGGGAAACCCCTTGTTTTAGGTGGTTCACATGGGCGCGAGTCAGCAACGGCAAAAGGTGTTGCCATTATGATTCGTGAGGCTGCTAAGAAAAAAGGAATTCAATTAGAAGGAGCCAAAGTAATTATTCAGGGTTTTGGAAATGCTGGTAGCTACTTATCCAAGTTCATGTATGATGCCGGTGCAA from Tepidibacillus fermentans includes:
- a CDS encoding MerR family transcriptional regulator — encoded protein: MTKKDSEKGIYNVKAISKKIGIQPGTLRAWERRYQIVTPKRNEVGHRIYSEQDLVILKWLVDKVNQGFTISQAVDLLSEKTKESPSLFTTDEILDSKKEEISQNILKALTQFNEVEAESLMEYALSLYRIEVVLFEIIAPLIQISNTGNHTVEKGQIQYVCNWIRMKLFRIYQQIPLKPFLAKVLIIAPQNINDYSSEIRILLYSIFLKLRGFEVYYLGSVDELTLQQLLQKIEPLFVFTLQTKENSSIQNIKKWIEENYPKVKLGVIGQQSNEPTSDIFMGNQMSEWMEWLNQYLRKNQIVMNV
- a CDS encoding lactate permease LctP family transporter, translating into MWTQIYDPMNSIFLSALISAIPMVYYLWALAIKRMKGHIAGITTVLLSIIIAILVYGMPTNLALLTTGYGALYGIWPISWIIVTAVFLYKITVKTGQFDIIRSSVVTITEDRRLQALLIAFSFGAFLEGAAGYGTPVAISAALLVGLGFEPLYAAGLALIANTAPVAFGAIGIPVIVAGNTTGIDPFLISQMVGRQLPFLSFFVPFWLVFIMSGWKGTKEVMPAILVSGGSFAIAQYFTSNFIGPELPDITSALFSLVATALFLKVWKPKTIFRFKNETVKSNSQNHQTYTTGQIIKAWSPFILLTAFIIIWGIPSIKNILGQTTIKFHIPGLDKAVMQTAPIVTKATPYAAVFKFDWLAAAGTAILLAAFISKFIVGMSMRDWLNTFAETLNELKFPIITISSVLGLAYIYNYAGMSGTLGLALAKTGHLFPFFAPILGWLGVFLTGSDTSANALFGNLQKITANQIGVNPVLTVAANSSGGVTGKMISPQSIAVATASTGLVGKEGDLFRFTFKHSIMFVIIISIMTYVQAYFLSWMIP
- a CDS encoding genetic competence negative regulator, translated to MRVERLGQDKIKIFLTFDDLSDRGIKKEDLWNDVPKVHDLFNEIMDQAYQELGFELSGPVAVEIFAIPAQGMVVIVSRGKQRIWNEEELDDDLFALEVTLEESDSIIFAFKDFEDVLSAAKTINPYLMYGGTLYHYKEHYILIIDPIDVRDNGVETFIALLSEFGEVSPISKAVLEEYGTVIIEEDAVKVLVSHFS
- a CDS encoding D-alanine--D-alanine ligase family protein, which produces MNIAVIYGGKSKEREVSLRSGKGVANALRRKGCNVKEIDFVSSNFIRELHDIDVVYLALHGRYGEDGKIQGLLDILEIPYVGSGVLASALAMDKAKAKRIFDYAGIRTAKDLVLKKEQSIELKQIEEEFGYPLVVKPNQEGSTIGLSIVKKREELEEAIENAFLYDTEILIEEFIEGTEVTVAILETEKGIEALPIIEIVPNKNTYYDYESKYSAGGSEHIIPARIDKNTENIVKKWAIAAHQALGCSTLSRVDFIVPKDQSLPVILEVNTLPGMTETSLYPDAAKAIGLSYEDIVYRLVEITLRRSTKPNN
- a CDS encoding DnaB-like helicase C-terminal domain-containing protein, yielding MEDANKKIQRLISEEEMLRLVKYYQEQLTEDALLYLKGRGIEQDIIEKFSIGFEKDTIGFQPYHQDFKGYFRNRIVFPLYTKDKKVIDFIGRSLDGREPKYKSLLGVEDHFFNEAVLEKSQDVIFCNSIFDVLSLEQVNLPAICMVDNQVYNEQIGKIKGKRVFFCFGNDELGRRESIRLAKIFESHVKELYIIRLPQGFKDINDFFVRVKDPVDQFIKLIHLTLEESIYRTIAPEQKNLIIYQEEYNKRHKGNVTGIKTGFQDLDSLLMGGLQEGLYVLGGNVSVGKTTFLKQLTDQIARHVPVIYISWDMTSFELWARTMARLSKHPVQAVLSGSVPIKDIQLANQKYADIAKRIWIVEATLSSGLEDIAFYISKILQGLNTKPVIIFDHLQRIQVSKGTSLTNTEQQLQVTHHLNSLSRTWGLPIILAASETEEDLPSGLLASVDVYLSLEEHSKDQKIPVTLELRKNRNGALGKVQFLFDRAIGEFSKVPEYTD
- a CDS encoding Glu/Leu/Phe/Val family dehydrogenase, whose translation is MGQNDVVTGKKSEVKEKENLNVLHSTQAVIKEALDKLGYPEIMYELLKEPLRLLTVRIPVRMDNGEVKVFTGYRAQHNDAVGPTKGGVRFHPDVTEDEVKALSMWMSIKAGIMDLPYGGGKGGIICDPREMSFRELERLSRGYVRAISQIVGPTKDIPAPDVFTNSQIMAWMMDEYSRIREFDSPGFITGKPLVLGGSHGRESATAKGVAIMIREAAKKKGIQLEGAKVIIQGFGNAGSYLSKFMYDAGAKVVGISDAYGALYDENGLDIDYLLDKRDSFGTVTKQFKNTITNKELLEKECDILVPAAIENQLTVENAYNIKAKIIVEAANGPTTNEATRILTERGILIVPDVLANAGGVTVSYFEWVQNNQGYYWTEEEVWKKLEDVMVKAFENVYNTANSRKVNMRLAAYMVGVRRMAEAARFRGWV